The nucleotide window CTTAATTTATAAAGATGACTGTATTGAAATTTTTATCGACCCTAAAAATGATGGTTTTATTTTTAGAAATCCTGATGATTTTCAATTCGGTTTTGCTCCCACAGGATTTGAAGGAAAGCCCATTAAGTGGGAATGGTTTCATCAGGACAAATTTCAGGATAAAATAGATTTCGCCATGAAAGAGCATAAATTAGAAGGGAGAAACGGCTACATCTTAGAAGCAAAAATTCTCTGGGAATTTCTCGGGATAGAACCAGAAAAAGGAGTTGTTTTTGGAATATCGCCAGCTATTCATGATGTTGATGAATTGGATAACTCCCCTCAGGCAAAATTAAACTGGTTTTATATCTATCAGGTTAACGACCCAAGAATTATCTTGGGGCAAATACTGTTGGAATAGAAAACTAAAAGTTTGTTATCTGGTGATGTTTGTTTTGCGCGTAACGAGATTAACCCCACTTTTGAATTTAGAGTTTCGAGTTTAGAGTTTAAAAAGTAATGTCCCAAAACGATTTCTTAAAGCCCGTTTACATTGATGCTTTTGATTTAGACGACGCCTGGTTTCAATGCCTCTCCCAGATTTTAGAGCAGGGTTATATCTACACGATTACTCGAGGAAGTTACCAAGGACAGCGAAGATTAGAATTTGATTTTGTTACAGTTAGGGTGCGCAAGCCCGAGCACCAGATTATTCCCCTTATGCCTGAAGGTTGTGGAATTCCTGCTCCTACCAGTATGGAATATATCCAGAGTTATCTGAGTTATTTACTTACCGGTGCCAAGACCTCAACCGAGGATTATACCTATGGAGAACGTCTGGTTGAACCAAAGGTAAGAACTGAAGAAACGGTTAATGGCAAGAGAATGGTCAAGGAGATGCCTTTAAATTGTAATCAGATAGAAGAGGTTATCAATATCTATAAAACCCAAGGAGAAGGCACGAATCAGGCGATTATGGAAATTGGAATGCCTTCAGATATAAAACTCCTCGACCCACCTTGTTTACGGCTCATTGATACCCGCCTGCGTTATGGAAAGTTGCATTTTATGCTCTACTTTC belongs to Candidatus Omnitrophota bacterium and includes:
- a CDS encoding thymidylate synthase, encoding MSQNDFLKPVYIDAFDLDDAWFQCLSQILEQGYIYTITRGSYQGQRRLEFDFVTVRVRKPEHQIIPLMPEGCGIPAPTSMEYIQSYLSYLLTGAKTSTEDYTYGERLVEPKVRTEETVNGKRMVKEMPLNCNQIEEVINIYKTQGEGTNQAIMEIGMPSDIKLLDPPCLRLIDTRLRYGKLHFMLYFRSWDLWGGFPSNLGGLELVKQYMAQEIGVENGEIIACSKGLHLYEYAWECAKIRTKKIDLKIGGK